One Stigmatopora nigra isolate UIUO_SnigA chromosome 1, RoL_Snig_1.1, whole genome shotgun sequence DNA segment encodes these proteins:
- the cryaa gene encoding alpha-crystallin A chain, with product MDIAIQHPWFRRALGSMYPARLFDQFFGEGMFDYDILPYTASTISPYYRQSLFRSFLDSSNSGMSEVRSDRDKFTVYLDVKHFSPDELSVKITDDYVEIQGKHGERQDDHGYISREFHRRYRLPSSVEQSSITCTLSADGLLTLTGPKVSGGNDSGRSERNIPVTRDDKPNAAASS from the exons ATGGATATTGCCATCCAGCACCCTTGGTTTAGACGCGCACTGGGCTCCATGTACCCAGCTCGCCTCTTTGACCAGTTCTTTGGCGAAGGCATGTTCGATTATGACATCTTGCCTTATACTGCCTCTACTATCAGTCCCTATTACAGACAGTCACTCTTTCGTAGCTTTTTGGATTCCTCCAACTCTGGAATGTCAGAG GTCAGATCCGACAGGGATAAGTTCACGGTCTACCTGGACGTCAAACACTTTTCTCCTGATGAGCTGAGTGTGAAGATTACTGACGACTATGTAGAGATTCAGGGCAAGCACGGAGAAAGACAG GATGACCACGGTTACATCTCCCGTGAGTTTCACCGCCGTTACCGCCTCCCATCCAGCGTGGAGCAATCCTCCATCACCTGCACCCTCTCTGCTGACGGCCTGCTGACCCTAACCGGGCCAAAGGTCAGCGGAGGAAACGACTCCGGCCGTAGCGAGCGTAACATCCCCGTCACTCGTGACGACAAGCCCAACGCCGCTGCCTCTTCCTAA
- the hsf2bp gene encoding heat shock factor 2-binding protein produces the protein MASPFEGSPMPLCDETKEGFVRVRKRDLEKLTTEVMQLREFLPRVLNSDLIDMLHKKSVPQTAKDHLKQEHDHLQQECLHLKSRLDALQIECQREREEKLQLREQLWQRGDELQQHTDYCFSLGSAVCSILWNSSSKDDMVKQWLADGALHGFLVVATQTLGSFAKTLHGDVKSRSGDYNTQEYQFVLALTGTITNIAAITSGRDLLSSFSCELLDTLIKLLALMKPGVFSKLKVLMLMALYNTSISVKGLRYMIENPGLLPLIRTLLEDRSWEVCLHSLRLLQSMLLEDVALRRLGADLLDSELQARISIFTSSVQPSLRQLATQILADFQVLTQVKCS, from the exons ATGGCTTCGCCATTTGAGGGGTCACCAATGCCTTTGTGTGATGAAACTAAG GAGGGTTTTGTTCGAGTAAGAAAAAGAGACctggaaaagttaaccacggaGGTCATGCAGTTAAGGGAGTTTCTGCCCAGAGTTCTGAACAGTGATTTGATTGACATGCTACACAAAAAGAGCGTGCCACAAACAG CAAAGGATCATCTTAAACAAGAACACGACCATTTACAGCAAGAGTGTCTTCATCTGAAGTCCAGACTGGATGCATTGCAAATTGAATgtcagagggagagagag GAAAAATTGCAGTTACGTGAGCAGCTTTGGCAGCGCGGAGATGAGTTGCAGCAACACACTGACTACTGCTTCAGTCTTGGTTCTGCTGTCTGCAGTATTCTCTGGAACTCTTCTTCAAAGGATGACATGGTTAAACAGTGGCTGGCTGAT GGAGCCCTCCACGGCTTTCTGGTAGTTGCCACTCAAACTCTGGGCAGTTTTGCCAAGACTCTTCATGGGGATGTGAAGAGTCGATCTGGGGACTACAACACCCAAGAGTACCAGTTTGTTTTGGCATTAACTGGGACCATTACGA ACATAGCAGCTATAACCAGTGGGCGGGACTTGCTGTCTAGCTTTTCATGCGAGCTGTTGGATACACTGATCAAGCTGTTAGCGCTGATGAAACCTGGTGTATTTTCCAAACTGAAAGT GTTGATGCTAATGGCACTCTATAACACCAGTATCAGTGTGAAAGGGCTGAGGTACATGATTGAGAATCCAGGGCTGCTACCTCTCATTAGGACTCTACTTGAAG ACAGATCTTGGGAAGTTTGCCTCCACTCCCTGCGCCTCCTGCAGTCAATGCTACTGGAAGATGTAGCACTGCGTCGGCTTGGCGCCGATCTGCTGGATTCGGAACTTCAGGCTCGTATTAGTATTTTCACTTCCAGTGTTCAACCCAGCTTGAGACAGTTAGCTACGCAGATCTTGGCAGACTTCCAAGTGCTCACGCAGGTAAAATGTTCTTAA
- the ankrd10a gene encoding ankyrin repeat domain-containing protein 10a yields MSMERDFPNDDEVFTTMFPIHRACRDGDVGALLSLDHHHTQIRAEDSYYGWTPIHWAARRGQLECLIRLVQMGCDVNTVSSRFNQTPTHTAAIGGHPHCVLWLLQAGADVNRQDFVGEAPIHKAARAASMECIQVLLIAGAQLHLRNTSGETAADLARTHRSDDCLRLILNLQEHLLQLGGFQSNGEKNGEKRGSLCRKRLQCTFENSQMKKARRGNDLLPQRPHSTLEDSMESSCGSHVLHVKGFKFRPLQPADVGDVHDGIPPHSPVDNHEPMKSIPTCDEISVRLSWQHGCSPPNNQRDSADMCGSLHLTENPKSYVPHCPTWQNPLEADCEDFLSYGHYHGFGDTAEEMSDRDHIGLNSFPNAEAAMDTSQDS; encoded by the exons ATGTCTATGGAACGAGACTTTCCAAACGACGATGAGGTGTTTACGACCATGTTCCCCATTCACCGCGCTTGTCGTGATGGAGATGTTGGAGCTTTGCTATCACTGGACCACCATCACACTCAAATAAGAGCCGAGGACTCTTACTACGGTTGGACACCAATTCACTGGGCAGCTCGCCGTGGACAG TTGGAGTGTCTCATACGCCTGGTACAGATGGGATGCGATGTGAACACAGTGTCAAGTCGCTTTAACCAGACACCAACACACACAGCTGCCATTGGTGGGCATCCACACTGTGTTTTGTGGCTATTGCAGGCTGGTGCAGATGTCAACCGGCAG GACTTTGTTGGTGAGGCTCCCATCCACAAGGCTGCTAGAGCAGCTTCCATGGAGTGCATCCAAGTACTGCTGATAGCCGGTGCTCAACTACA CTTAAGGAACACCAGCGGAGAAACCGCAGCTGACCTCGCACGTACTCATAGGTCAGATGACTGCCTACGCCTCATCCTCAATTTGCAGGAGCACCTTCTGCAGCTGGGTGGGTTCCAAAGCAATGGAGAAAAGAATGGAGAGAAACGCGGGTCGCTTTGTAGGAAGAGGCTGCAGTGCACTTTTGAGAATAGTCAAATGAAGAAAGCAAGGAGGGGCAATG ATTTGTTACCGCAGAGGCCACATTCTACTCTTGAGGACAGCATGGAGTCAAGTTGTGGAA GTCATGTTCTTCATGTGAAGGGATTCAAATTTCGGCCACTCCAACCAGCAGATGTTGGCGATGTCCATGACGGCATTCCTCCACACTCTCCTGTTGATAATCATGAACCAATGAAAAGCATTCCCACATGCGATGAAATTTCCGTACGGCTATCTTGGCAGCACGGATGTTCACCTCCCAACAACCAGCGCGACTCAGCTGACATGTGTGGCTCACTGCATCTAACAGAAAACCCCAAAAGCTACGTGCCCCATTGCCCAACCTGGCAAAACCCTCTAGAAGCCGATTGTGAGGATTTTCTCAGTTATGGACATTACCATGGCTTCGGGGACACAGCAGAGGAGATGTCTGACAGAGACCACATTGGTCTGAATTCCTTTCCAAATGCAGAAGCTGCCATGGATACGTCTCAGGACTCATAA
- the ccdc14 gene encoding uncharacterized protein ccdc14 isoform X1, whose amino-acid sequence MSFCCDASARSPFWMCHRRHLIWREGTLLLTSFLTLMVLTSGRMTGGGPTVQQARKRATIPGQKEPACSFYSTDPQEQVASLHSGLDRCADLLSSMLQVDKAGVNNSPAKVKPANTQGRRPTKKFLPVTGIKNTQTLPHSNLLPTLKEPLHGSTHSKPLTSVLLSVTQHESSQHSALTSSQRARRQTACQPVGSYRKAPLNAEDVDSVPVKDTDPKNDTGSRVHAYDKKIEQPCDMQSGEDINIGKLRTVHYLLGELKSLIAGKGSVAERLLSHLEVTVSSPQLNSNHLDLEKPTGIQALHSQNDQLHRQVAFLNKQLEMEKKLNSETLMETLPEDLASAQFRLQELQVILAEVRTSLMHTKKQLVDREAENVLMKSDLETLRTKFMQSELVNSELASLAQQRLEQIEYLERTIKNGNNVPQCHTVVDLARSDAALKDQDDQRNTSEHITKFLLDLGQSEVSPINGKVQMVAEREDGALEKAKMSSTFLGNLQTYPYNHFNQSRSDVSEGVQMSEEQMVKERRRLFDSFLSEGKVDAFSPDCSMRSMSTIDTRDEAAFRDGLAALDASIASLQKTIKQDLAR is encoded by the exons ATGTCATTTTGTTGCGATGCGTCAGCTCGTTCGCCATTTTGGATGTGTCACCGTCGTCATCTCATATGGAGGGAGGGCACCTTACTCCTTACATCTTTTCTCACTTTGATG GTATTAACATCTGGACGGATGACCGGTGGAGGTCCGACGGTACAACAGGCCAGGAAACG AGCCACCATTCCAGGACAAAAGGAACCAGCATGTTCTTTTTATTCTACTGACCCTCAAGAACAG GTTGCCAGTTTGCATTCGGGGCTGGATCGCTGTGCTGATTTGCTTTCTTCCATGCTGCAGGTGGACAAAGCAG GGGTGAACAACAGTCCAGCTAAAGTTAAACCAGCTAACACACAGGGTCGAAGGCCCACCAAGAAATTCCTACCCGTGACAG GAATAAAGAACACACAGACTCTCCCACACTCTAATTTACTTCCAACATTGAAGGAGCCGCTTCATGGGTCCACACACTCCAAGCCCTTGACCTCCGTTCTTCTGTCTGTGACCCAGCATGAATCTTCCCAACACTCCGCCCTCACCTCTAGCCAACGGGCTCGTCGGCAGACTGCCTGCCAACCAGTTGGGAGTTACCGCAAGGCTCCGCTCAATGCCGAGGATGTTGATTCTGTCCCAGTGAAAGACACAGACCCCAAAAATGACACTGGCTCGAGGGTACATGCCTATGACAAAAAGATTGAACAGCCATGTGACATGCAGAGTGGGGAAGACATTAACATAGGCAAACTTAGGACTGTTCACTATCTTCTGGGAGAGCTCAAATCTTTAATAGCTGGAAAAG GCAGTGTTGCAGAGCGACTACTAAGTCATCTGGAGGTCACTGTGTCATCGCCGCAATTAAACTCAAATCATTTGGATCTTGAGAAACCAACAGGCATACAGGCCCTCCACAGCCAGAATGATCAGCTACACAG acaagTGGCATTTTTGAACAAACAGTTGGAGATGGAGAAAAAACTGAATTCGGAAACTCTAA TGGAAACTCTGCCAGAGGATCTTGCTTCGGCGCAATTCAGATTGCAGGAGCTTCAAGTCATCCTTGCAGAAGTTCGGACATCTCTTATGCACACCAAGAAACAGCTGGTTGACCGTGAGGCTGAGAATGTTTTAATGAAATCAG ATTTGGAGACTTTGAGAACCAAGTTCATGCAAAGTGAGCTGGTAAACAGCGAACTGGCCTCACTTGCTCAGCAAAGACTGGAACAGATAGAATACCTGGAAAG GACCATTAAAAATGGCAACAATGTGCCACAATGTCACACAGTTGTTGACCTTGCGAGGTCTGACGCAGCACTTAAGGACCAAGATGATCAGAGAAACACCTCTGAACACATCACTAAATTTCTTTTAGATCTAGGCCAGTCAGAGGTCTCACCAATTAATGGAAAAGTACAAATGGTTGCTGAGAGGGAAGATGGTGCGCTTGAGAAAGCAAAAATGAGCTCCACCTTCCTGGGAAACCTGCAAACATATCCATACAATCATTTTAATCAGTCCCGCAGTGATGTTTCtgaaggagtacaaatgtcagAAGAACAAATGGTTAAAGAGCGTCGTCGGCTGTTTGACTCCTTCCTCAGTGAGGGCAAGGTGGACGCTTTTTCACCTGACTGCAGTATGAGATCCATGTCGACCATTGACACCAGAGATGAGGCGGCCTTTCGGGATGGGTTGGCAGCTCTGGATGCCAGTATTGCCAGTTTGCAGAAAACCATCAAACAAGATTTGGCAAGATGA
- the ccdc14 gene encoding uncharacterized protein ccdc14 isoform X2: MKGSMKRKVLTSGRMTGGGPTVQQARKRATIPGQKEPACSFYSTDPQEQVASLHSGLDRCADLLSSMLQVDKAGVNNSPAKVKPANTQGRRPTKKFLPVTGIKNTQTLPHSNLLPTLKEPLHGSTHSKPLTSVLLSVTQHESSQHSALTSSQRARRQTACQPVGSYRKAPLNAEDVDSVPVKDTDPKNDTGSRVHAYDKKIEQPCDMQSGEDINIGKLRTVHYLLGELKSLIAGKGSVAERLLSHLEVTVSSPQLNSNHLDLEKPTGIQALHSQNDQLHRQVAFLNKQLEMEKKLNSETLMETLPEDLASAQFRLQELQVILAEVRTSLMHTKKQLVDREAENVLMKSDLETLRTKFMQSELVNSELASLAQQRLEQIEYLERTIKNGNNVPQCHTVVDLARSDAALKDQDDQRNTSEHITKFLLDLGQSEVSPINGKVQMVAEREDGALEKAKMSSTFLGNLQTYPYNHFNQSRSDVSEGVQMSEEQMVKERRRLFDSFLSEGKVDAFSPDCSMRSMSTIDTRDEAAFRDGLAALDASIASLQKTIKQDLAR; this comes from the exons ATGAAGGGGAGTATGAAACGAAAG GTATTAACATCTGGACGGATGACCGGTGGAGGTCCGACGGTACAACAGGCCAGGAAACG AGCCACCATTCCAGGACAAAAGGAACCAGCATGTTCTTTTTATTCTACTGACCCTCAAGAACAG GTTGCCAGTTTGCATTCGGGGCTGGATCGCTGTGCTGATTTGCTTTCTTCCATGCTGCAGGTGGACAAAGCAG GGGTGAACAACAGTCCAGCTAAAGTTAAACCAGCTAACACACAGGGTCGAAGGCCCACCAAGAAATTCCTACCCGTGACAG GAATAAAGAACACACAGACTCTCCCACACTCTAATTTACTTCCAACATTGAAGGAGCCGCTTCATGGGTCCACACACTCCAAGCCCTTGACCTCCGTTCTTCTGTCTGTGACCCAGCATGAATCTTCCCAACACTCCGCCCTCACCTCTAGCCAACGGGCTCGTCGGCAGACTGCCTGCCAACCAGTTGGGAGTTACCGCAAGGCTCCGCTCAATGCCGAGGATGTTGATTCTGTCCCAGTGAAAGACACAGACCCCAAAAATGACACTGGCTCGAGGGTACATGCCTATGACAAAAAGATTGAACAGCCATGTGACATGCAGAGTGGGGAAGACATTAACATAGGCAAACTTAGGACTGTTCACTATCTTCTGGGAGAGCTCAAATCTTTAATAGCTGGAAAAG GCAGTGTTGCAGAGCGACTACTAAGTCATCTGGAGGTCACTGTGTCATCGCCGCAATTAAACTCAAATCATTTGGATCTTGAGAAACCAACAGGCATACAGGCCCTCCACAGCCAGAATGATCAGCTACACAG acaagTGGCATTTTTGAACAAACAGTTGGAGATGGAGAAAAAACTGAATTCGGAAACTCTAA TGGAAACTCTGCCAGAGGATCTTGCTTCGGCGCAATTCAGATTGCAGGAGCTTCAAGTCATCCTTGCAGAAGTTCGGACATCTCTTATGCACACCAAGAAACAGCTGGTTGACCGTGAGGCTGAGAATGTTTTAATGAAATCAG ATTTGGAGACTTTGAGAACCAAGTTCATGCAAAGTGAGCTGGTAAACAGCGAACTGGCCTCACTTGCTCAGCAAAGACTGGAACAGATAGAATACCTGGAAAG GACCATTAAAAATGGCAACAATGTGCCACAATGTCACACAGTTGTTGACCTTGCGAGGTCTGACGCAGCACTTAAGGACCAAGATGATCAGAGAAACACCTCTGAACACATCACTAAATTTCTTTTAGATCTAGGCCAGTCAGAGGTCTCACCAATTAATGGAAAAGTACAAATGGTTGCTGAGAGGGAAGATGGTGCGCTTGAGAAAGCAAAAATGAGCTCCACCTTCCTGGGAAACCTGCAAACATATCCATACAATCATTTTAATCAGTCCCGCAGTGATGTTTCtgaaggagtacaaatgtcagAAGAACAAATGGTTAAAGAGCGTCGTCGGCTGTTTGACTCCTTCCTCAGTGAGGGCAAGGTGGACGCTTTTTCACCTGACTGCAGTATGAGATCCATGTCGACCATTGACACCAGAGATGAGGCGGCCTTTCGGGATGGGTTGGCAGCTCTGGATGCCAGTATTGCCAGTTTGCAGAAAACCATCAAACAAGATTTGGCAAGATGA